ATTCCTTATAACTTTTTCCAATCGCAATTTTTACGTCTTTTAAAACAATATGATTGTCCTCAAACAGATCGACATTAGTCAAATTCACAATGTAAGAATTATGAACCCTCATGAATTCATTTGGCAAATTGGCTATCAGATCTTTGAGTGACTTGTAATACACGTATTTCTTTTCGCTTACCGTTGAAATTTCCACATAATTCCCTAAGCCTTTTATGACTGTCACATCGTCAAAATATAACTTGATTAGCTTTTTGTCAGTTTTAATGAATGTGAATTTTTCATTCTTCATAAAGGTGCCTAACCGTTTTATAGATCATGGTATTCAAATCCGGTCACCCATAAAAGTATAAAAAATTGCCGAAACAGTTTAATTCATGGATTTCACGAAACATACCATATAGAAGCTAACGTGTTTTCGAAGGAAACCAGGCCATTGGAATATCCGCTTCAAATGAGTTGTTGCCATTACTGATCCTGTTTTCAAACCTTCCTTCTATTTTAAAGCCAAGGTTTTGATATAACTGAATCGCTTTTGAATTTGATTCCCTGGCAATGAGCTCAACCCTTAAAATATCTGGTCTGTTTAATTGAATATCGTCCAGCAAAGTTTGAAAAAGCTTTTTCCCTAAGCCCTTCCCCTGGTAGTCAGGATGTACAGCAACCGTCAACTCAGATAAGATATGTTTAAAGACACCTGGCTCCAGTTGATAGCAATGAATTTCAGCTATAATTTCCTGTTCATCTGATGAATCAGTAACCACAAACTGTAATCCGTTTTCAAATGATTTATGGCTAAAGTTTTCGATGTAACTTTTGGTAATTTCTTTCTCTATCCGGGCAAGACCACCGATTTCCTTACTTACCGTTTTATAGAGTTCAAAAATCTGATCTGTGTCTTCAGGGCTTGCTTTTCTGATCATGAATTGAGTCGTCTTCATTTTATAATAGTTCCGGATTTTATTAAAAAGATTTTAGAGATATGCCATAAATATGCTAATATTAAACAAGAATCAAAATCCCATTCCCTGGTTGAGATGGTGTTTAATTAAACCTTTTTAAAGTAATCGATTCTACGCTTTACCCATCAAATCATTCTTTTCCTCTTATTTCCCGAATTCCACAGTCCAACTGTCATTTCAAATCCCTCTTAAACACATTTAACTAGGGTTTCAGTCAGTTTTTCAGTTCAAATTGTTACCTTCGAAAGATTCATATCTATACTATGGCAAAAAATAAATCATCTCATTTAGAACTCGTTTTAATACAATTAATTAGCGATGTTCTGGAGAAAAGCAATAAAGAGGCTTTAAATTACAAACAAGTCTCTGCAAAATTAAACATTACGGATGCCGCTTCAAAAGAAACCATCCTGGACATATTAAAACAACAGACACGTAAAGGAGTATTTGCAGAGCCTGAAAGAGGAAAGTTCCGCTTAAAAGACCTGAAGGTTTACCTTACAGGTAAAGTAGACATGACTGCTGATGGTTCAGCATTCATCATTCCCGACGATGAGTTCGAGAAAGACGTTTTTGTTTCTTCCAGAAAGCTGCACAATGCCCTGCATGGTGATAAGGTAAAAGTTTACATCTACGCTAAGAAAAGCGGACGTAAAAATGAAGGTGAAGTCGTGGAGATTATTGAACGCGCGAAGACCGACTTTATCGGGGTCATCAAGATTTCCGACCGTTTCGCTTTTGTCAACATTGACGACCGCAAAATGATGCAGGACATCTTTGTTCCTTTGAGCGACCTTAACGGTGCTAAAAACGGACAAAAAGTACAGGTCAGCATTACCGACTGGCCGGATGGGGCTAAAAACCCGATCGGTAAAATCATTACGATCCTTGGTGAGCAGGGGGAAAATAATACCGAAATGAATGCCATCCTTGCGCAATATGGATTTCCGCTCAGCTTCCCACCAGAAGTAGAAAAAGAAGCCAATGCGATTCCTGAACAGGTAACGGAAGCAGAAATTGCCGGCCGTAAGGATTTCAGGAATACGGTGACCTTTACCATTGACCCTGCTGATGCAAAAGATTTTGATGATGCCATTTCCTTTAAAAAGCTGGAAAACGGCAATTATGAAATAGGTGTGCACATCGCTGATGTTTCTCACTATGTGAAACCCAACTCTCCCCTGGATAAAGAAGCTTATGGAAGGGCAACCTCAGTCTACCTGGTAGACCGGGTAATTCCAATGCTTCCTGAGCGTTTAAGTAATGGCGTATGCTCTCTTCGTCCGCATGAAGACAAACTTTGCTTTGCTGCAGTTTTCGAACTGGATGATAAAGCAAATATCATTACCGAGTGGTTTGGAAGAACGGTCATCCATTCTAACAGACGTTTCAGTTATGAAGAAGCCCAGGAGGTTATCGAAACAAAAGAAGGCGATCACGCGGAAGAGATCCTTAAACTGAATGAGCTTGCTTACATCCTGAGAGACCGTAAATTTAAAAATGGAGCGATCAGTTTTGAAAGTACAGAAGTAAAATTCAAGCTTGATGAGACGGGAAAACCTATTGGTGTTTTCGTAAAAGAACGTAAAGATGCCCATAAACTGATTGAAGATTACATGCTGCTGGCCAATAAAAAGGTTGCAGAGTTTATCGCCAAGAAAGGAAAAGGCAAACAGAAATATACATTTATCTACCGTTCACACGACTCTCCAAATCTGGAAAACCTGGGTAATTTCGCCCTGTTTGCCGCTCGCTTCGGATATAAGATCAACATGAAATCTGATAAAGACATCGCAAAATCGCTTAATTATCTGATGGAAGATGTTGAAGGCAAGAAAGAACAGAATGTGCTCACGCAACTGGCCATCCGTTCTATGGCAAAAGCCGTTTATACCACTAAAAAGACCAGCCATTATGGATTGGCATTTGACCATTATACCCACTTTACCTCGCCTATCCGCCGTTACCCTGATGTGATGGTACACCGTCTCCTTGCCTCCTATCTGAACAATGAAAAGTCGGCCAACGCAGAAGAGTATGAGGTAGCAGCATCTCATTCTTCTTCTATGGAAAAACGTGCTGCAGATGCGGAACGTGCATCCATCAAATACAAACAGGCGGAATATCTGGAAGAAAATATTGGCAATACTTTTCTCGGGATTATTTCAGGAGTTACGGAATGGGGAATGTATGTCGAACTGGTAGAGAACAAGTGCGAAGGTATGATTCGCCTGAGGGATTTATCAGACGATTTCTATGTACTTGACGAAAAGAATTACTGCATCATCGGACAGCGCAAGAAAAAAACCTACCAGCTGGGTGATGAAGTACAGGTAAAAGTCAAAAAAGTAGACCTTTCAAAAAGACAAATAGATTTTTCTTTAATACAATAACAATAAAACAGACACTACGGTAAATTCCATTGCAAAAAATGTATACTCCTGCCCAATTACAAGAAATTATAGAAAACGCTATTCAGAACATCCAGTATCCTGCTCATCCTGCGCGGTTATATCAACCGATCAGTTATATTATGAGTCTTGGAGGTAAAAGAATAAGACCAGCACTGGTATTAATGGCAGCCGACTTGTTTGGGGCAGACCTGCACCGGGCAATTCCCGCAGCGCTGGCGATAGAGACCTTTCACAATTTCACATTGATCCATGATGACATTATGGACAATGCTCCTTTAAGAAGGGGTAAACAAAGTGTGCATGAAAAATGGGGTGTTAACAACGCCATTTTAAGCGGAGATGTGATGATGGTAGAATCCAATAAACACCTTTCTAAGCTGGATGCTTCGGTACTTAAGGATGCGCTTGACACCTTCAACACCACCGCACAGGGTGTATGTGAAGGCCAACAGCTGGATATGGAATTTGAAGAGCGTGAAGTGGTAAGTATTGAGGAATACATCAATATGATTCGCCTGAAGACAGCAGTATTGCTCGGCGGCGCGATGAAATTAGGTGCCCAGGTAGCGGGAGCAAGCCCAGAGGAAGCAGAGCAGCTTTACCAGTTTGGAGAAAATATCGGGATTGCTTTCCAGCTTCAGGACGACATTCTGGACGTTTATGGAGACCCGGAAAAATTCGGAAAACAAGTTGGGGGGGACATTATGGCAAATAAGAAGACTCTGCTCCTGTTAAAACTGAAAGAACTTGCCAGAGATTCAGATTTAGCGGAACTGGAAAAGCAAAGTGCAAATCAGAATTTTGACGATAAGATCCGGAATACCACCTTACTGTACAACAAATATGACATCAGGGAACTGGCGAGCATAGAGATGAGAAATTACTCAGATAAAGCTTTTAACGCCCTCAGTAATTTAGCGGTCCCTGAAGAGCGTAAAAGAGAATTGATACTATTGTCTAATCAATTGATGAACAGAGAGCACTAGCCGCTTTAAAAGCAGCTTAAAAGATCGACAAAGCAGCTGTAAGGAGATGCATTTAATCTTCCAGCAGCTGCTTTACTTTTTCGGAGGTCAGTGGCTTTACATAAAAGTCTTTGACACACATAAAGGATTTCGCCCTTAATCTTTCCCGGGGGTCTATCGACGAAGAAACAATAATCACATCAATAAATATGTTATGTTCTTCCATCATATGCAGAAATTTCCATCCATCAATCTCCGGCATATGCAGGTCAAGGAGGATTAAATCAGGATTGTTCTCTTTTATATACCCCAGTGCAACCTCAGGATCGTCAAAAAGCGCTATTTTTTTATCACTATGGTGTTTTTTAATCAACATCTGATGCAACCTGTTTGTGATGACATCATCATCTACCAGAACGATATACTTATTCTCTCCTTTCTCATTTAAGGCATCAAACAGATCTGTATTCTCTTCCTGATGTAACATAGAATTCAGCATTTTGATGATTTCATCCAGTTTTAAGGCCTGCAGATTGATGTCACTGAGCAGCTGGCTGATCTTAAGGATATCATAAGATTCCAATGGGTGATAATTAGTGATGGTGGAGAGGCTTAAGATATTGGTGATCGGGGCCCTTAATTCATGTGAAGTGAGGTGTGAGTACTCGCTTAGCATTTTCATGGATCCCAGCGTATCGGTATTGTTGATCAAGGTGCAGATGACCTGGTCTTCTTCCCCATCTTTTGATAAAGGGGTAAAGATAATCTGCAGAAAAAGATCATTTGATTTCTCTATAGCGAAGCGCTGTTCAATACTAAAACTACGGCCTTCAAAGCATCTCGCCAGTAGGTTTTGAAAATTCTTTCTGTATTTCTGAGCAATCATTTCCACAGCAGAATCCCCAATTGAGGGACTTTTAGCGAGAAAGCTTCCCAGATCGTTCTGAGGATCGATCTTGAAAAATGTTACCTTATAATTTTTATCAATTAAGAAAAATGAACTGTTTGCGCACCCGCAAATCCTTCTAGTTGGCATGTTTGACGTCTTTTATGCCATTAAATGAACATAAATGCGTATAAATACATTTTACCTCACATTCATTTCCTAGCTTTAGCATTAACATAATTAAACCTTATTTATTGTAACCTGATACTTTGACGAATTTTATGGAGCTATAATTGCCTTACATTCAAAACAATTAACCCCCGTACTCATCACAAATCAACGAAATATATATTACTTATGCAAGAAATTCTATCAAAGAAGGATATTGGTGAAAGGATAAAGGATTTAAGATTAGACAATGGCCTTTCCCAGTCATTTATAGCTGAAATACTCCATTTATCCAGAAGCAATTACTCCCAAATAGAACTTGGAAACCAATACCCGTCCTTCCACACTTTACACAGTAT
This region of Pedobacter steynii genomic DNA includes:
- a CDS encoding GNAT family N-acetyltransferase; this encodes MKTTQFMIRKASPEDTDQIFELYKTVSKEIGGLARIEKEITKSYIENFSHKSFENGLQFVVTDSSDEQEIIAEIHCYQLEPGVFKHILSELTVAVHPDYQGKGLGKKLFQTLLDDIQLNRPDILRVELIARESNSKAIQLYQNLGFKIEGRFENRISNGNNSFEADIPMAWFPSKTR
- the rnr gene encoding ribonuclease R, with protein sequence MAKNKSSHLELVLIQLISDVLEKSNKEALNYKQVSAKLNITDAASKETILDILKQQTRKGVFAEPERGKFRLKDLKVYLTGKVDMTADGSAFIIPDDEFEKDVFVSSRKLHNALHGDKVKVYIYAKKSGRKNEGEVVEIIERAKTDFIGVIKISDRFAFVNIDDRKMMQDIFVPLSDLNGAKNGQKVQVSITDWPDGAKNPIGKIITILGEQGENNTEMNAILAQYGFPLSFPPEVEKEANAIPEQVTEAEIAGRKDFRNTVTFTIDPADAKDFDDAISFKKLENGNYEIGVHIADVSHYVKPNSPLDKEAYGRATSVYLVDRVIPMLPERLSNGVCSLRPHEDKLCFAAVFELDDKANIITEWFGRTVIHSNRRFSYEEAQEVIETKEGDHAEEILKLNELAYILRDRKFKNGAISFESTEVKFKLDETGKPIGVFVKERKDAHKLIEDYMLLANKKVAEFIAKKGKGKQKYTFIYRSHDSPNLENLGNFALFAARFGYKINMKSDKDIAKSLNYLMEDVEGKKEQNVLTQLAIRSMAKAVYTTKKTSHYGLAFDHYTHFTSPIRRYPDVMVHRLLASYLNNEKSANAEEYEVAASHSSSMEKRAADAERASIKYKQAEYLEENIGNTFLGIISGVTEWGMYVELVENKCEGMIRLRDLSDDFYVLDEKNYCIIGQRKKKTYQLGDEVQVKVKKVDLSKRQIDFSLIQ
- a CDS encoding LytR/AlgR family response regulator transcription factor, encoding MKNEKFTFIKTDKKLIKLYFDDVTVIKGLGNYVEISTVSEKKYVYYKSLKDLIANLPNEFMRVHNSYIVNLTNVDLFEDNHIVLKDVKIAIGKSYKECLLSTFNKFLL
- a CDS encoding polyprenyl synthetase family protein, whose product is MYTPAQLQEIIENAIQNIQYPAHPARLYQPISYIMSLGGKRIRPALVLMAADLFGADLHRAIPAALAIETFHNFTLIHDDIMDNAPLRRGKQSVHEKWGVNNAILSGDVMMVESNKHLSKLDASVLKDALDTFNTTAQGVCEGQQLDMEFEEREVVSIEEYINMIRLKTAVLLGGAMKLGAQVAGASPEEAEQLYQFGENIGIAFQLQDDILDVYGDPEKFGKQVGGDIMANKKTLLLLKLKELARDSDLAELEKQSANQNFDDKIRNTTLLYNKYDIRELASIEMRNYSDKAFNALSNLAVPEERKRELILLSNQLMNREH
- a CDS encoding response regulator — encoded protein: MPTRRICGCANSSFFLIDKNYKVTFFKIDPQNDLGSFLAKSPSIGDSAVEMIAQKYRKNFQNLLARCFEGRSFSIEQRFAIEKSNDLFLQIIFTPLSKDGEEDQVICTLINNTDTLGSMKMLSEYSHLTSHELRAPITNILSLSTITNYHPLESYDILKISQLLSDINLQALKLDEIIKMLNSMLHQEENTDLFDALNEKGENKYIVLVDDDVITNRLHQMLIKKHHSDKKIALFDDPEVALGYIKENNPDLILLDLHMPEIDGWKFLHMMEEHNIFIDVIIVSSSIDPRERLRAKSFMCVKDFYVKPLTSEKVKQLLED